atagtgccccctgtagacCATGTGGCATTTTTAGTATCAATATCATCTTTGGCCCTAGGACCTAATGTGTCTGGTACCTCTACAACCCATATAGccacctgtcatcacttttatgtTGCCCATTAGGGTGGTCCCTAGCAACTTCACTATATCTTACCAACGTGAGACAACCACAGACAATAGAAGTACCAATTTCACTATAATAGACAACCAGGGTTGTCCGGCGTTAGACAACTTAACATATTGCTGCTGGTATTTAGAAAACATCTCTATGCTTGCATGGTATTCTCCTATGGGTCTTCCGTGTCCCCTGCCTGCACTTCCGAAACAAGCTCATGTCggaagtgacagtctgctcagccaatcattgatggagatgggacagcgctgtggacactgattggcttagcaagTTGTCACTCCTGAAATGAGTTTCTCGGTTGTCTTGGAAGTGGTGGCAACTGCGATCAGCAGGGGCTACCAAATACCCataggaggacactaggggagtgcagagaggtaagcatagtctgttttttattttatatataacagCAGTGAAATATTTAAAGTTATCTAacgctggacaagccctttaaagccTAAGCCACCATCTGGGATATTCCTAGGAATACTATGATTAACAAGCGTACAACAGAACTTGTAGTGTGCATCATGTAGTAAGTTGGAGTAGTGGTAACAGTGGAGAACATTTAGCTACTTCTACATGGAAACCACCCATTTATAATCCCATGTTTTTGCCTGGAGATGAAGACTGCTATAACTATGGCTATGGCTTTGCTCCTCTGATTCTACTTTTCTTTTCGTAACACGGTTCTAGCCAGACATTAAGTGAAACAACTAAGATTTCCGAGACTGGTTGCATGTacctaatattttatttattgaaaGCCCTAAATCCTTCCCAATGCCCTGAGCCAGAAGACCCTGCAATGACCACCAGTAGCTAAAGCTTAGAACGACCTGTTTGTGTAGGTTTTAGGATGTGAGGAACCTAAAGGTTACACACCTTAGACCATAAGGAGTGACAAACCATAAGGCCACTGCACCCATCTTCTATATCCTTTATCACATAAAATTAGAAAAACAGACTGGACAGAATAGGACAGAGGGCCACTGACCCTCATACCAGTTATCTAGTATCCAGAGTAAGCACTAGAATGTGTTTTGCAATTTTATGTAGACATTTACATTTTCAGCATAGTCATCAAATAATGACTGTTTGCTGCTTATTGGCTTTACAGCCGAGTCAGTCCTGTTTGGATTGTCTTAACTTCCACTAGGTCACAGTGCACCACACTACTGAAGTCAGCAATCATGGAGATGGCAGAACAATGAAACATCAGGTCACATAATGAAGTGCTTGCTAATGATATTCAAGACTATACAAACATTTTGGAGAATTTTGCTCTTCATAAAAATTTGAGTTGATCTTTGCAAATTTGCAGGAAGAAAGACAGAAGGATTTGTTAGATAAAGGATACAACAGCCACATCAGGTATTGCCAATAAACAACAGAAATCAATTACTGATACACTTTTCCCGTAGTGCAGATCTACTGGCTAGAGTTGCTTAGTGAGGGAAATTAAAATCTGACAAGTTTAAAAACCCTGATCttattcagtttaaaaaaaaaatgaatttctaAAATAAAATATCACATCCTAATCTTAATCACATCATAATACATTCAGGATATATGTTGACATCCTATTAAAACTAGATGCAGTCATGTACTGTGGCTTACCGTCAACTGGTATGTTATGTTTATGGGGTTTCTGTTATTTCAGAAAGTATTCCCTAATCACAGAAGTCAGACCCCATCTGATCCCATGAATGGAGTACATGTGGCCGGCGTTCCATTTACTCTCTGTGGAGAGAATGAGTAAAGGACTGGCCATGCACGTGCAGTgtgctccatttattctgtgGCACAATTTTCTGGTGTTCCCTCAGCCTTCAGACCCCCTCTGACCTGCAAGTTATCCCCTATACTATACATAGGAACTTACTTTTTCTGGAATTAGAATATACCTttggggtataaacccacacaccgtatatgcagcgtatttactgctgtgatacgcagcaaactcgcagcaaactcgcagcagattagatctaaataactgaacacagcatcaaatctgtaccaacaaatctgctgcgtatttgttgcatatctgctgcatatacggtgtgtgggtttatacccttagggtacgttcacacttaccggatccgcagcctattttctgctgtggatccgcagcagatccgcagcagatttcatttaaataagtgaacacagcatcaaatctgcaccatcaaatctgctgcagatctgctgcggatcctgtaggtgtgaacgcaccctgaggtaGCTTCAAACGTACCgtattgcagctgattttctgctgcggatccgcagcagattagactaaatgaatgcacacagccttaaatccgcactgtaaaatctgctgcggatccgcagcagatttgatggtgcagatttgatgctgtgttcattcatttagtcaaatccacagcagaaactgatcaaaagactgatggatatactatgtgtgaatatagccttaatggACTAAACACAGTCAACTAATAACTCTATTGAGGCCATTTCCCACACGCACATGCAGCAGACCACACCCTCGAGGGctgctaaataaatatatacttgCGGGAAATGGCTGGGACATAGTCAGTAGTTAAATATGCTCAGTCCATTACATTTGAAGTATGCCTCTATACCAGGATACTGACGTATACTCTGAATGTATTAAATTGTGATGTGTGCAGCTTTTTACTTGGCACTAGTTTCCATATGTGGACCTAttggagctatatactgtacatacatttgaaaaattaaacaaaattGTGAAAGACTAAATGAATCTGTCACAGTTACCAACCTTTCACGAAGTAATCTCTGTTTGGCCCAATCAATGCATTATATGGGTATCCATAGTAGGCTAGTGTGTAGGGGTCGCAGGAGTAAACATAATTTGGCTGGGTAACTTCAGTAGCTGTGGTAACTGTGGCCGGTGCTCCTCCTTTAGCAGCTTTCTGGTAACGTGTGTACTGTTCTTTATCAACTGGTTTGGCTAAAGTCACCTCTATACAAGATCCTTCCAGTTCTGTCCCATTGAGGTTCCTCATAGCCTGGACTGCATCATCTCGGCTGGTAAAATGCACAAATGCATAATCACGAATTTTCTTGACGCGCTCAACACACCCTGGGTTGTACTGGCCAAAAATCTTTTTAATGGCTTCCTCAGATGTTTCAATCATCAGGTTCCTTACATAAAGAATTTTTACAGTCTCCATCACATCTTCATCTACATCAATCTCTGGTTCTGCCCAGTCAACAGCAATCTGATGGCCCCAAAGTTGGATTCTCCCAGGCATCAGTTTTCTTCTTGCCATAGCAGCAGCTCTGTGGCTCTCATATTCGACGAATGCAAAGCCTCGGTTTTTCATCTTATCAGCAGCACTGGCATAGACAATGACATCTAAAACCCCTTCTGTGACTTTAGAAATTTCTTCTAAgatctcctccctcttcttcatcttTGGAATGCCCCCAATAAAAAGTCGACAATTGTCTACACTACAGCAAACGCCTAAAAGTCTACCGGGCCTTATTTCATAGTTGTTTAGTTCTCTCACGGCCCTCTTGGCCTCATGCTTTTGCGTATACATGACAAAGGCGTAGCCTCTGTTCTTCCCATCAAAGTCCATCAT
Above is a window of Dendropsophus ebraccatus isolate aDenEbr1 chromosome 7, aDenEbr1.pat, whole genome shotgun sequence DNA encoding:
- the RBM47 gene encoding RNA-binding protein 47 isoform X4, which produces MDHSVVFQQVLHDFGIMTAEDSIAIMSNDSTNMTTSKITEGVAGAPNEAALIALMERTGYTMVQENGQRKYGGPPPGWEGFHPPRGCEVFVGKIPRDVYEDELVPVFESVGRIYEMRLMMDFDGKNRGYAFVMYTQKHEAKRAVRELNNYEIRPGRLLGVCCSVDNCRLFIGGIPKMKKREEILEEISKVTEGVLDVIVYASAADKMKNRGFAFVEYESHRAAAMARRKLMPGRIQLWGHQIAVDWAEPEIDVDEDVMETVKILYVRNLMIETSEEAIKKIFGQYNPGCVERVKKIRDYAFVHFTSRDDAVQAMRNLNGTELEGSCIEVTLAKPVDKEQYTRYQKAAKGGAPATVTTATEVTQPNYVYSCDPYTLAYYGYPYNALIGPNRDYFVKVAIPTIGTQYSVFQAASAAKLIEEGKIHGIEHMINPITVQADPASAAAAAAAAVLPSVSTPPPFQGRPITPVYTMAPNMQRIPAAGIYGASYVPIAAPATATLATLQKNAAAAAAVYGGYAGYIPQAFPAAAIQVPLHDIYQTY